One part of the Raphanus sativus cultivar WK10039 chromosome 7, ASM80110v3, whole genome shotgun sequence genome encodes these proteins:
- the LOC108817452 gene encoding lysophospholipid acyltransferase LPEAT1 isoform X3 yields MESELKDMNSNPPSSSSSSSSKEERPLLKSESDVSAAIEELDKKFAPFARTDSYGTMGLGPFPTAEKVKLAAAMVTLVPVRFVLAMSILLLYYLVCRVFTLFSAPYRGGEEEEEEEEEEGGGGVVQEDYAHMGGWRRVVIVRCGRFLSRVLLFVFGFYWIPESSLDRVDSDLKTTSSEIAENGETEKEEPERPGVIVSNHVSYLDILYHMSASFPSFVAKRSVGKLPLVGLISKCLGCVFVQREAKSPDFKGVSGTVNERVREAHRNKSAPTIMLFPEGTTTNGDYLLQFKTGAFLAGTPVLPVILKYPYERFSVAWDTISGARHIIFLLCQFVNHLEVIRLPVYYPSQEEKDNPKLYASNVRRLMATKGNLILSDLGLGDKRIYHATLNE; encoded by the exons ATGGAATCGGAGCTAAAGGACATGAATTCGAATCcaccgtcgtcgtcgtcgtcgtcgagCAGCAAAGAGGAACGCCCCCTGCTCAAATCAGAATCCGACGTGTCCGCCGCCATCGAAGAGCTCGACAAAAAGTTCGCGCCTTTCGCGAGGACGGACTCGTACGGGACGATGGGTCTGGGTCCTTTTCCGACGGCGGAGAAGGTGAAGCTCGCGGCGGCGATGGTGACGCTCGTTCCGGTGCGGTTCGTTCTGGCGATGAGCATCTTGCTTCTGTATTACTTGGTGTGCAGGGTGTTCACGCTGTTCTCGGCTCCGTATCGTggaggagaggaggaggaggaggaggaagaagaagagggtgGAGGAGGGGTTGTTCAGGAGGATTATGCTCACATGGGAGGGTGGAGAAGGGTTGTGATCGTGCGGTGTGGGAGGTTTCTCTCTAGAGTTTTGCTTTTTGTGTTTGGGTTTTATTGGATCCCTGAGAGCTCTCTGGATCGAGTTGATTCTGATCTCAAAACAACTTCTTCTGAG ATTGCAGAGAATGGTGAAACCGAGAAGGAGGAACCTGAAAGGCCTGGTGTCATTGTGTCTAATCACGTTTCGTACCTTGACATTTTGTATCATATGTCTGCTTCTTTCCCAAGTTTTGTCGCCAAG AGATCAGTGGGCAAACTTCCTCTTGTTGGCCTTATCAG caAATGTCTTGGTTGTGTCTTTGTTCAGCGAGAAGCAAAATCTCCTGATTTCAAGGGTGTATCTG GCACAGTAAACGAAAGAGTTCGAGAAGCTCATAGGAATAAATCTGCTCCAACTATTATGCTTTTTCCAG AAGGAACAACTACCAATGGAGACTACTTGCTTCAATTCAAGACAGGTGCATTTCTGGCAGGAACTCCTGTTCTTcctgttattttaaaatatccatACGAGCGTTTCAGCGTGGCATGGGATACAATCTCCGGA GCACGCCACATTATCTTCCTTCTCTGTCAATTCGTAAACCACCTGGAGGTGATACGGTTACCTGTATACTACCCTTCACAAGAAGAGAAAGACAATCCCAAACTCTATGCTAGCAATGTCCGGAGATTAATGGCCACCAAg GGTAACCTGATTCTATCGGACTTAGGACTTGGAGACAAGAGGATATATCACGCGACCCTCAATG aataA
- the LOC108817453 gene encoding protein HEADING DATE REPRESSOR 1 isoform X1 — protein MEKGNGFEGENKKKKTVGDGFVGGFFPVSTTKIAWKSRKRSASANQDKALEAAMEVTPEKDETTAMETEKVGEPMTTTPPVLSEKRKALFEPLEPITNLNGKRPTDADSLLPPPDFESANYPKGWLIGKKRKLVNVDVVESMRRIAVQEMNRKDREIDGLNEQLEEDSRCLEHLQLQLLQERSKRTEIERENTMLKEQVDMLVNMIHQDEEEEVAEEP, from the exons ATGGAGAAAGGGAATGGATTTGAGGgagagaataagaagaagaagacagttGGTGATGGATTTGTGGGAGGGTTTTTCCCTGTCTCTACCACCAAGATCGCGTGGAAGTCAAGAAAAAGATCAG CATCTGCGAACCAGGACAAGGCACTAGAAGCTGCTATGGAGGTCACACCAGAGAAGGATGAGACAACAGCGATGGAAACCGAGAAAGTTGGGGAGCCAATGACCACAACTCCTCCTGTTCTgtcagagaaaagaaaagctctgTTTGAGCCACTCGAACCCATTACAAACTTGAACGGAAAGCGACCAACAGATGCTGATTCCCTCTTGCCACCTCCAGATTTCGAGTCTGCAAACTATCCTAAAGGCTGGTTGATTGGTAAGAAGAGGAAGCTGGTGAATGTTGATGTGGTTGAGAGCATGCGTAGAATCGCTGTCCAAGAAATGAACAGAAAG GATCGAGAGATAGATGGGTTAAACGAGCAGCTAGAAGAGGACTCACGTTGCTTAGAGCATCTGCAACTTCAGCTGCTACAAGAGAGAAGCAAGAGAACAGAGATAGAAAGAGAGAATACAATGTTGAAAGAGCAAGTCGATATGCTTGTCAACATGATACatcaagatgaagaagaagaagtagcagAAGAACCCTAG
- the LOC108817972 gene encoding uncharacterized protein LOC108817972, whose protein sequence is MGRHDSSSEEDERVRRRSDRERGHRGSSTRVTADMPSDKEEDDRRQKSRRESERKRRDHQASDEEGEIKSVRRGKDRKRRDDEDLLKRDRRERDLSDRQRDNKSRKEEKSEAAAKPKLPELNPSDSNAISLGKTGGVYIPPFKLARMMKEVDDKSSVEYQRLTWDALRKSINGLVNKVNASNIKNIIPELFAENLIRGRGLFCRSCMKSQMASPGFTDVFAALVAVINAKFPEVAELLLKRVVLQLKRAYKRNDKPQLLAAVKFIAHLVNQQVAEEIIALELVSVLLETPTDDSVEVAVGFVTECGAMLQDVTPKGLHGIFERFRGILHEGDIDKRVQYLIEGLFAIRKAKFQGHPAVRPELDLVEDKYSHDISLNDEIVPETSLDVFKPDPDFLENEKKYEALKKELLGEDESEDEDGSDDSGSEEEEDGSDEEEEDEEQMRIRDETETNLVNLRRTIYLTIMSSVDFEEAGHKLLKIKLEPGQEMELCIMLLECCSQERTYLRYYGLLGQRFCMINKIHQENFEKCFVQQYSMIHRLETNKLRNVAKFFAHLLGTDALPWHVLAYIRLTEEDTTSSSRIFIKILFQELSEHLGIRLLNERLQDPTMQESLESIFPKDNPKNTRFAINFFTSIGLGGITESLREYLKNMPRLIMQQQKQVEESSSGSDSSGSESSDSDSSSSSSSSSDESDREKRKRRRRS, encoded by the exons ATGGGTAGGCACGATAGTTCCTCCGAGGAAGACGAGAGagtgagaagaagaagtgaTAGAGAGAGGGGTCATAGGGGTAGTAGTACTAGGGTCACAGCTGATATGCCTTCtgataaagaagaagatgatagacGACAAAAGAGCAGGAGAGAAAGCGAGAGGAAACGTAGAGATCATCAAGCATCTGATGAGGAAGGTGAGATTAAGAGTGTCAGAAGAGGGAAAGATAGGAAACGTAGAGATGATGAAGATCTCTTAAAGAGGGATCGGAGGGAGAGAGACTTGTCTGATAGGCAAAGAGACAACAAGTCGAGAAAGGAAGAGAAGAGTGAAGCTGCTGCGAAGCCCAAGTTACCAGAACTCAACCCATCTGATAGCAATGCTATATCTCTGGGGAAAACCGGTGGAGTGTACATCCCTCCTTTCAAGCTGGCACGGATGATGAAGGAGGTGGATGACAAGAGCAGCGTGGAGTATCAGCGTCTTACGTGGGACGCTCTCCGTAAAAGTATCAACGGGCTGGTGAACAAGGTTAACGCAAGCAACATCAagaacataatccctgagctcTTTGCTGAGAATCTCATCAGAGGAAGGGGGCTTTTCTGCCGTTCGTGTATGAAGTCTCAGATGGCGTCTCCTGGATTCACGGATGTCTTTGCAGCTCTGGTCGCTGTTATCAACGCCAAGTTCCCGGAAGTTGCTGAGCTTCTGTTGAAAAGGGTTGTTTTGCAGCTCAAGAGAGCTTACAAGCGTAATGACAAG CCTCAACTGCTCGCTGCTGTGAAATTTATAGCACATCTAGTGAACCAGCAAGTCGCTGAGGAGATCATTGCTCTTGAGTTAGTCTCTGTGCTTCTGGAAACTCCGACTGATGACAGTGTCGAGGTGGCTGTTGGATTCGTGACAGAGTGTGGTGCCATGCTCCAGGACGTTACACCAAAAGGATTGCATG GAATTTTTGAACGGTTTCGTGGTATACTGCACGAGGGAGATATTGATAAGAGAGTTCAGTATTTGATTGAAGGGCTCTTTGCTATTAGGAAAGCAAAGTTTCAg GGACATCCGGCTGTGCGTCCTGAGCTAGATCTTGTGGAAGACAAGTACTCGCACGATATATCTCTTAATGATGAAATAGTTCCTGAGACCTCTCTGG ATGTTTTCAAACCTGATCCTGACTTCCTTGAGAACGAGAAGAAGTACGAGGCGCTGAAGAAGGAGTTACTCGGTGAGGATGAGTCTGAGGATGAAGATGGTTCTGATGATAGTGGTtcagaggaggaggaagatgggtctgatgaagaagaagaagatgaagaacaaatgaGGATAAGAGACGAGACAGAGACTAATCTTGTTAATCTGAGGAGGACAATATACCTGACCATAATGTCCAGCGTCGATTTTGAGGAAGCTGGTCACAAGTTGCTTAAGATTAAACTCGAACCTGGTCAAGAG ATGGAGCTGTGCATAATGCTCCTGGAGTGTTGCTCTCAGGAGAGAACGTATCTGCGCTACTACGGTTTGTTGGGTCAACGTTTCTGCATGATCAACAAAATCCATCAAGAGAATTTCGAGAAGTGTTTTGTTCAGCAGTACTCCATGATCCACCGTCTTGAGACGAACAAGCTGCGTAACGTGGCTAAGTTTTTCGCTCATTTACTGGGCACAGATGCTCTCCCGTGGCATGTGCTTGCCTACATTCGGTTAACCGAGGAGGACACTACTTCGTCTTCTCGTATCTTCATTAAGATCCTTTTCCAG GAACTGTCAGAACACTTGGGGATTAGGCTGCTTAATGAGAGGCTTCAGGATCCAACAATGCAGGAGTCACTTGAATCCATCTTCCCTAAAGATAATCCAAAGAACACGAGGTTTGCAATCAACTTCTTTACCTCCATCGGTCTCGGAGGGATCACAGAGTCTCTCAGAGAGTATCTGAAGAACATGCCACGCCTCATCATGCAACAACAGAAGCAAGTTGAGGAATCATCATCCGGATCAGACAGTTCTGGCTCCGAGTCTTCTGATTCAGATTCATCGTCATCTTCTTCGTCTAGTTCAGATGAAAGTGACAGAGAGAAGAGGAAGCGAAGAAGAAGATCTTGA
- the LOC108817452 gene encoding lysophospholipid acyltransferase LPEAT1 isoform X1, which translates to MESELKDMNSNPPSSSSSSSSKEERPLLKSESDVSAAIEELDKKFAPFARTDSYGTMGLGPFPTAEKVKLAAAMVTLVPVRFVLAMSILLLYYLVCRVFTLFSAPYRGGEEEEEEEEEEGGGGVVQEDYAHMGGWRRVVIVRCGRFLSRVLLFVFGFYWIPESSLDRVDSDLKTTSSEIAENGETEKEEPERPGVIVSNHVSYLDILYHMSASFPSFVAKRSVGKLPLVGLISKCLGCVFVQREAKSPDFKGVSGTVNERVREAHRNKSAPTIMLFPEGTTTNGDYLLQFKTGAFLAGTPVLPVILKYPYERFSVAWDTISGARHIIFLLCQFVNHLEVIRLPVYYPSQEEKDNPKLYASNVRRLMATKGNLILSDLGLGDKRIYHATLNGNLRQLRVFHQKEE; encoded by the exons ATGGAATCGGAGCTAAAGGACATGAATTCGAATCcaccgtcgtcgtcgtcgtcgtcgagCAGCAAAGAGGAACGCCCCCTGCTCAAATCAGAATCCGACGTGTCCGCCGCCATCGAAGAGCTCGACAAAAAGTTCGCGCCTTTCGCGAGGACGGACTCGTACGGGACGATGGGTCTGGGTCCTTTTCCGACGGCGGAGAAGGTGAAGCTCGCGGCGGCGATGGTGACGCTCGTTCCGGTGCGGTTCGTTCTGGCGATGAGCATCTTGCTTCTGTATTACTTGGTGTGCAGGGTGTTCACGCTGTTCTCGGCTCCGTATCGTggaggagaggaggaggaggaggaggaagaagaagagggtgGAGGAGGGGTTGTTCAGGAGGATTATGCTCACATGGGAGGGTGGAGAAGGGTTGTGATCGTGCGGTGTGGGAGGTTTCTCTCTAGAGTTTTGCTTTTTGTGTTTGGGTTTTATTGGATCCCTGAGAGCTCTCTGGATCGAGTTGATTCTGATCTCAAAACAACTTCTTCTGAG ATTGCAGAGAATGGTGAAACCGAGAAGGAGGAACCTGAAAGGCCTGGTGTCATTGTGTCTAATCACGTTTCGTACCTTGACATTTTGTATCATATGTCTGCTTCTTTCCCAAGTTTTGTCGCCAAG AGATCAGTGGGCAAACTTCCTCTTGTTGGCCTTATCAG caAATGTCTTGGTTGTGTCTTTGTTCAGCGAGAAGCAAAATCTCCTGATTTCAAGGGTGTATCTG GCACAGTAAACGAAAGAGTTCGAGAAGCTCATAGGAATAAATCTGCTCCAACTATTATGCTTTTTCCAG AAGGAACAACTACCAATGGAGACTACTTGCTTCAATTCAAGACAGGTGCATTTCTGGCAGGAACTCCTGTTCTTcctgttattttaaaatatccatACGAGCGTTTCAGCGTGGCATGGGATACAATCTCCGGA GCACGCCACATTATCTTCCTTCTCTGTCAATTCGTAAACCACCTGGAGGTGATACGGTTACCTGTATACTACCCTTCACAAGAAGAGAAAGACAATCCCAAACTCTATGCTAGCAATGTCCGGAGATTAATGGCCACCAAg GGTAACCTGATTCTATCGGACTTAGGACTTGGAGACAAGAGGATATATCACGCGACCCTCAATGGTAATCTCAGACAACTCCGTGTTTTCCATCAGAAAGAAgaatga
- the LOC108817453 gene encoding protein HEADING DATE REPRESSOR 1 isoform X2 has translation MEKGNGFEGENKKKKTVGDGFVGGFFPVSTTKIAWKSRKRSASANQDKALEAAMEVTPEKDETTAMETEKVGEPMTTTPPVLSEKRKALFEPLEPITNLNGKRPTDADSLLPPPDFESANYPKGWLIGSRDRWVKRAARRGLTLLRASATSAATREKQENRDRKREYNVERASRYACQHDTSR, from the exons ATGGAGAAAGGGAATGGATTTGAGGgagagaataagaagaagaagacagttGGTGATGGATTTGTGGGAGGGTTTTTCCCTGTCTCTACCACCAAGATCGCGTGGAAGTCAAGAAAAAGATCAG CATCTGCGAACCAGGACAAGGCACTAGAAGCTGCTATGGAGGTCACACCAGAGAAGGATGAGACAACAGCGATGGAAACCGAGAAAGTTGGGGAGCCAATGACCACAACTCCTCCTGTTCTgtcagagaaaagaaaagctctgTTTGAGCCACTCGAACCCATTACAAACTTGAACGGAAAGCGACCAACAGATGCTGATTCCCTCTTGCCACCTCCAGATTTCGAGTCTGCAAACTATCCTAAAGGCTGGTTGATTG GATCGAGAGATAGATGGGTTAAACGAGCAGCTAGAAGAGGACTCACGTTGCTTAGAGCATCTGCAACTTCAGCTGCTACAAGAGAGAAGCAAGAGAACAGAGATAGAAAGAGAGAATACAATGTTGAAAGAGCAAGTCGATATGCTTGTCAACATGATACatcaagatga
- the LOC108817452 gene encoding lysophospholipid acyltransferase LPEAT1 isoform X2, producing MESELKDMNSNPPSSSSSSSSKEERPLLKSESDVSAAIEELDKKFAPFARTDSYGTMGLGPFPTAEKVKLAAAMVTLVPVRFVLAMSILLLYYLVCRVFTLFSAPYRGGEEEEEEEEEEGGGGVVQEDYAHMGGWRRVVIVRCGRFLSRVLLFVFGFYWIPESSLDRVDSDLKTTSSEIAENGETEKEEPERPGVIVSNHVSYLDILYHMSASFPSFVAKRSVGKLPLVGLISKCLGCVFVQREAKSPDFKGVSGTVNERVREAHRNKSAPTIMLFPEGTTTNGDYLLQFKTGAFLAGTPVLPVILKYPYERFSVAWDTISGARHIIFLLCQFVNHLEVIRLPVYYPSQEEKDNPKLYASNVRRLMATKGNLILSDLGLGDKRIYHATLNGLFCKS from the exons ATGGAATCGGAGCTAAAGGACATGAATTCGAATCcaccgtcgtcgtcgtcgtcgtcgagCAGCAAAGAGGAACGCCCCCTGCTCAAATCAGAATCCGACGTGTCCGCCGCCATCGAAGAGCTCGACAAAAAGTTCGCGCCTTTCGCGAGGACGGACTCGTACGGGACGATGGGTCTGGGTCCTTTTCCGACGGCGGAGAAGGTGAAGCTCGCGGCGGCGATGGTGACGCTCGTTCCGGTGCGGTTCGTTCTGGCGATGAGCATCTTGCTTCTGTATTACTTGGTGTGCAGGGTGTTCACGCTGTTCTCGGCTCCGTATCGTggaggagaggaggaggaggaggaggaagaagaagagggtgGAGGAGGGGTTGTTCAGGAGGATTATGCTCACATGGGAGGGTGGAGAAGGGTTGTGATCGTGCGGTGTGGGAGGTTTCTCTCTAGAGTTTTGCTTTTTGTGTTTGGGTTTTATTGGATCCCTGAGAGCTCTCTGGATCGAGTTGATTCTGATCTCAAAACAACTTCTTCTGAG ATTGCAGAGAATGGTGAAACCGAGAAGGAGGAACCTGAAAGGCCTGGTGTCATTGTGTCTAATCACGTTTCGTACCTTGACATTTTGTATCATATGTCTGCTTCTTTCCCAAGTTTTGTCGCCAAG AGATCAGTGGGCAAACTTCCTCTTGTTGGCCTTATCAG caAATGTCTTGGTTGTGTCTTTGTTCAGCGAGAAGCAAAATCTCCTGATTTCAAGGGTGTATCTG GCACAGTAAACGAAAGAGTTCGAGAAGCTCATAGGAATAAATCTGCTCCAACTATTATGCTTTTTCCAG AAGGAACAACTACCAATGGAGACTACTTGCTTCAATTCAAGACAGGTGCATTTCTGGCAGGAACTCCTGTTCTTcctgttattttaaaatatccatACGAGCGTTTCAGCGTGGCATGGGATACAATCTCCGGA GCACGCCACATTATCTTCCTTCTCTGTCAATTCGTAAACCACCTGGAGGTGATACGGTTACCTGTATACTACCCTTCACAAGAAGAGAAAGACAATCCCAAACTCTATGCTAGCAATGTCCGGAGATTAATGGCCACCAAg GGTAACCTGATTCTATCGGACTTAGGACTTGGAGACAAGAGGATATATCACGCGACCCTCAATG GTTTGTTTTGCAAAAGCTAA